A single genomic interval of Pseudomonas sp. FeN3W harbors:
- a CDS encoding Fe2+-dependent dioxygenase, whose product MLLRIANVFSREETDRIRSALEQATWQDGRVTAGYQSAKAKYNLQLAEDDPLAREIAEAMLQRLWQHPQFMSAALPSKVFPPLFNCYTAGGEFGYHIDNAVRQVRNSAERVRTDLSATLFFSDPEEYDGGELVIHDTYGTQRVKFAAGDMVLYPSTSLHKVEPVTRGARLASFFWIQSLVREDAQRTLLYEMDQAIQQLTADVPEHPSLVQLTGTYHNLLRRWVEV is encoded by the coding sequence ATGCTTCTACGCATTGCCAATGTGTTCTCCCGAGAAGAAACCGACCGTATTCGCTCCGCGCTGGAACAGGCCACCTGGCAGGACGGCCGCGTCACCGCTGGCTATCAGTCGGCCAAGGCCAAATACAATCTGCAGCTGGCGGAGGACGACCCACTCGCCCGCGAGATTGCCGAAGCCATGCTGCAACGGCTCTGGCAGCACCCGCAGTTCATGTCTGCCGCGCTGCCGAGCAAGGTCTTTCCGCCCCTGTTCAACTGCTACACGGCAGGCGGCGAGTTTGGCTATCACATCGACAACGCGGTGCGTCAGGTACGCAACAGCGCCGAACGCGTGCGCACCGACCTGTCCGCCACACTGTTCTTCAGCGATCCCGAGGAGTACGACGGCGGCGAACTGGTGATCCACGACACCTACGGCACGCAGCGGGTGAAGTTCGCTGCCGGCGACATGGTGCTCTACCCCAGCACCAGCCTGCACAAGGTGGAGCCGGTCACCCGCGGCGCACGGCTGGCTTCGTTCTTCTGGATTCAGAGCCTGGTTCGCGAGGATGCGCAGCGCACGCTGCTCTACGAGATGGACCAGGCCATCCAGCAGCTGACCGCCGATGTGCCGGAGCACCCATCCCTGGTGCAACTGACCGGCACCTATCACAACCTGCTGCGCCGCTGGGTCGAGGTCTGA
- a CDS encoding tetratricopeptide repeat protein has product MPHLLRRKEALDSDQLGKLAEEPHRAARLVLAAAATGEIEAQALLGQILLEGRGIQADPELALTWFGIAAGRGHAMACNMAGRCHELGWGCPANPARAAERYRRAADMGLDWGMYNLANLLATGRGVSQDEAVAYRLYRQAAELGHAKSMNLTGRCLEEGRGVSRDVSAAHGWYRRSAEAGDFRGQFSHAAVLLTQQQWDAARHWLDCALEVGHLKFLETALASLQAAALPQVADIVEAYARRRNELRAGLR; this is encoded by the coding sequence ATGCCTCATCTTCTGCGCCGTAAGGAAGCACTCGACAGCGACCAACTGGGCAAACTGGCCGAGGAGCCGCACCGAGCCGCACGCCTGGTCCTCGCGGCCGCCGCGACCGGGGAAATCGAAGCGCAGGCGCTGCTCGGGCAAATCCTGCTGGAGGGCCGCGGCATCCAGGCCGATCCCGAACTGGCCCTGACCTGGTTCGGCATCGCCGCCGGCCGCGGCCACGCCATGGCCTGCAACATGGCCGGACGCTGCCACGAGCTTGGCTGGGGCTGCCCGGCCAATCCCGCACGCGCCGCCGAGCGGTACCGGCGCGCGGCAGACATGGGGTTGGACTGGGGCATGTACAACCTGGCCAATCTGCTCGCCACCGGTCGCGGTGTTTCACAGGATGAAGCCGTGGCCTATCGCCTATACCGCCAGGCCGCCGAGCTGGGCCACGCCAAGTCGATGAACCTGACCGGACGCTGCCTGGAAGAAGGCCGCGGTGTGTCGCGCGATGTGTCAGCGGCGCACGGCTGGTATCGACGTTCCGCGGAGGCTGGCGACTTTCGCGGCCAGTTCAGCCATGCCGCCGTGCTGCTCACCCAGCAGCAATGGGACGCCGCCCGGCATTGGCTGGACTGCGCGCTTGAGGTTGGCCACCTGAAGTTCCTCGAGACCGCGCTGGCCAGCCTGCAGGCCGCAGCATTGCCTCAGGTCGCCGATATCGTCGAGGCCTACGCGCGGCGACGCAACGAGCTACGCGCCGGGTTACGGTGA